Genomic DNA from Candidatus Poribacteria bacterium:
TCCGAGGGAGAAACAACCTCAACCGCCAGATTAGGTGGTATAGGAAACCCCTTTGTTTTGTCGCCTGTCAACTGTGCGATCGCAACAAACGCGACATCAGGTTTCATGATACGTTCCCCAACCTGAAACGTGGTCTCCGCAGTGTACAAGCGACCCAGTTTATTTTTATATACATACGCGTCCAGGTATCGAATAACATTGACACTAATCTCACCGTGTTCTCTCGACGGCGGTGGCATTGGTACTAATTCTCCCTTAACATATTCATAACCCTCTACATCGTGCTCGAGAAACTCCTCCAACGTCATTTTCAGGCTTTCTGGCGGACGTATGCCTTGCTCAACTTCGTGGATTTCTTGTAGCGTCATGTCCTTAGTTCCTCCGTATAGAAAGTTTGCAAATGAACCAGAACCCTCTGGAACCCACTTGACGGACTTTAGAACATTTCACAGACTTTGAAACTTTTCCCAACCGAAGACGCTGAATGAGATCTATCCAATTTCCGTCATCAGTTTCCGAAAAGCGTTGAGTTGTGGGGCAATGATATGTGATGTATCCGTTTTGTTCTCAAGTGCTTCAACGGTTTTGAGACCGTTGCCTGTAATGGCGAGAACCGTAGGCTCATCAGGTCCAATGTGTCCACTCTCTATCAATTTTTTCGCGGCGGCGAGTGTGACGCCCCCAGCGGTTTCAGTGAAAATACCTTCAGTGGAAGCAAG
This window encodes:
- a CDS encoding Uma2 family endonuclease; translated protein: MTLEEFLEHDVEGYEYVKGELVPMPPPSREHGEISVNVIRYLDAYVYKNKLGRLYTAETTFQVGERIMKPDVAFVAIAQLTGDKTKGFPIPPNLAVEVVSPSDVQSRVAEKALAYLNAGTSLVWVLEPVSQTGTVYRSETDIEMLTRDDTLTGENVVPGFSCPVAHLFQ